The DNA window GTattctgctcatttccagcttcatgatgttaattttaatttcaattcaattttatttgtattgcaccAAATCAAAGGTCatttcaaggtgctttatattgtaaggtaataACCCTACAATACTACAAATAACTGGGTGTTAATGCATGATTTACAATCCAAAATAATCTTTATCTTAGACCAGATCATGGTGCAGCCCCTTAGCTCATCCTGTGTTGGAAACCAGATGTTTTAGGTCCTCCCCTTTGAGTCCAATTTAATTTAAGCAGCTGCCCCTTATAAACAGAACATTTCAACAGTGGGTGGGTGGGTCAGTCTGAAGCCTGTATTTTTGGCTTCTGAAACTTTGGCCAAGTCTAACATGAACGTCAATCACTAGAACATTACATAAGGAAAAGCAGAATAGATCCACTTTAAAACTACAAGatgaagaacaaacaaaaaaaattgtttgaAAGCATACGAGCTAACTACATTAGTTTAATAATCTCAGTGTATCATTATACAAGAAGGAAACTGTTACAAGACAAATGTAAATCAGAGAATAACTCTTCTGTCACACAGACTTTGACCTCTGATATTGATAGTGTTTTTGAAAAGGTATCACAATGGTCAAGTTAGTCTGTAATATTTAACACATAACCATCATTTAAGTTAGTGTCAGTGCTCAGTGCGGACCTTCTCAGTTCACAGATGAAAACAGCACCATGATGAGGTCTACTGACTAACATCTATTTGAGGTAGCTGATATAATTAATTTGTAAAAGCATCCGATTTTTCACATTTAGTGCTTTGTAACATATTCATGAAAATGATATGTGTTAATACGCACCAAAAGAGTTTTTCCCTTCTTCATTAGTAAATAACAGAGTTGCTTCTGGCTGAGATTTTACATTTAGATGGTGACTACATGCATAAGGAGACAGTCTTATCCAACCAAAGTGAAAGGAACCAATTCTCACTATTTGGTAAACAGAATTTATACTGTACTAAAAACTGTTTCCACatagtttgaatacaatttgtattttttttcttggctctgagaagagagaaaaaaaagtgcaaaagcCAGCACCAAcacaaatattaataaaaatcagTGCCCTCAGAGTTTATCCACTTTACAGTGCACCAACAACATCTCCACACCCCAACAAAATTGGTGACAGAGCAGGTGTCAGTCAGTAACgttgatgcattttatttaaaaataataataaggcaAATTAGGCTAAGGTATGTTTGAGTAAACCTCCACAAATTGTGGATTTTTCATTTCCCATGTAGTGCATTGCTGTTAAACCTTGCCTCCAATTTTGCTGGTAAACATACATCAGTGAGTTAATGAGAGGTGATGGAATAAAGGCCTAAAAgtgaaacaacaaacagatcTAACACTGGAATTAAGACCTGAGCGATATAATATGGACCAGGTTCAACATAGCCTGAATTTCTTTATGTTAGCTTGTTTAACGAAATCTAAAACCCCAGTCAGAGatgaaaatttttattttaagttattaacggcaacatttgaaacatttaagAAGAAATTATTTTTCTGATTCAGTGTCCTGAGTAATAACccacaaaaagaagaagctgtaCTTCCTGTAGGGAAAATGATTTTGTGTTTAACTTAGCTCCCTTTGATAAAACATATTCTACTAACTCAGTCTCACTTCATTGGACCTCTCTGGTcacaaaaaacaacttaaaaaaacctTCATTTGACAGAGTCTGGTGTAGCTTTGACTGCTGGCCAGGAAATCCCAGTTAATATTAACACCAGCCTCATTACAGAAAGAGATGAACTGAGAGGTAATCTGTAATGGACGACTGTTTTAAACGAATGTAAACTGAATAATATGAGGtagaaggagggaaaaaagaagaaaagaatattcaTTAAATTACTGATTCCAATCAAGTCTTTGTCATCAGCTGTGAACAAAGTGCATTCTTCTTAAGGTCAATGATGGATAAATGCTGATCGGTGAACTTTATAACACTAGTTTGCATTAATGACAAACAACAAACTATTTTGATCATATTAAGTCTAAACTGCTCCATAGAAGAAGATGCTTTGGAAACAGAAGCTGATACAAAAACACTTCTATGTAAACTGAAGGAACTCCATTAGCTCCAGAGTTAATTAGAAGCATATTATTAACTCCTTCAGTACAAAACCTCTCCTGAATTTGTTGATATGAAATCCTACAAAATGAATAATTGTTGATTACTAAATAAGAAATGACCAATTAATTGGTCctcacttttctcttttccatgTGTCTTCAGTCTAAACCTGACAACATGGGATGCAACTGATCAGGGTGGACTgaagtcattaaaaaacaaaaaaccttggacaaaaaagtgcaatttgTGTTTGTACAGCTCTGAGGAATTGtgacaatattttaaaaacagtaaGCAGCCTCACTACAGTCAGAGTTGACCTCAGGAGTGATCTGTAATAAGGCTACTACTttacataaatacaaattatATTAATTATTTACAACACGTTAAAATTATGtgatggcctgtatttgtataaatggcctgtatttgtatagcgctttactagtccctaaggaccccaaagcgctttacacatccagtcatccacccattcacacactggtgaagctacattgtagccacagccaccctggggcgcactgacagaggtgaggctgccggacactggtgccaccgggccctctgaccaccactagtaggcaacgggtgaagtgtcttgcccaaggacacaacgaccgagactgtccaagccggggccgattacaaggcgaactccaaactcttgagccacgatcacccatAATCGTCGTAATGCAGGGAAAGTGCAAAAATCACCACTACAAACAAACCCAGAGCTAAATAGAGACTGATCCTCTCACGGCTCTCTggtttcagtgtttctgtcttcttcttttcaaCAGCAGCTGCAAAGATATTGGACAAGTATGAGTGACAGGATCATTAAATGCAAACTTCTGTGGGCAAGAAAGTGTAAGTAATGAAGGTGAAGTGTTTAGTAGCTTAAAATTTTTGGTTTGGAGAAGCTGATGCAGAGCAAGCACTGGAGTTACACAACTCCAAGTGAATTTTAGCTTTACTCTATTTCCTCGTTTTGTGAAAACAATTTTCCAAAACCACCAACTGGTCGCTTTGTTCATTACATCTTGTTACCAGGCTGGACCCTCATTTAGCTTCAGAGCTGCCTTGTTCTGATGGACGAGTCTGGGTTGTCCGGAGAACTGTGCTTGTCTGACTGCATTGACCCAAGAGTCAAGTTTGGTGGAGGGGAGCTTATGGTGTGAGGTTGTTTTTTCAAGATTGCGCTCGGCCCCTTAGTTGCAGTGAACGGGACTTTTAATGCTTCAGACAGACATTTTGGAAAATTTAACGGTCTCAAGTTTGCGGGAATagtttggggatggccccttcctgttccaatATGACTGCACACCAGTAAACAGAACAAGGTCCATAAACACATGGATGAGGAAGTTACTGATCTTACGGCCACTGATCTTAAGTGGGCGGGGCGAGCGAAATTACACTTTTACTAAAAAGCCATTTAACCACACAAGGCACGAGTTATCCCTCTCTATCATCAAAGCTTTCATTACTAATGTGTTAAACAAGTTATTAAAAGTTTCtcacatcacacacactcaactttATAAAGATAAATGAAAGTGCTTGTGTACTTGCGAATGCTACCTCTGTTTCCACAGTAAGCACAGACTGAAACTGATCTCAGAGCAGTGAAAGTGGAGCCAGCAGTAGCTTGGCTAGTGCAGTAATCTCCAATTGGCTCTGTCCTTGATAAAGTTTGCACCTTACTTGAATTGACATAATTGTAACTGTAATGTGACTACTAAACGTGCTACACTAATATATTTATGAAAAATAATATCCCAGTATCACGCTACTTTGTGTTTTAGCCAACACTGGATGACTTGATAATACAAGATGGTGACAATTGTAAATTGTCACCAAACTGAactaaaaaaatgttgttttctttgttgttgttttttgtcatttatttatttattttttacagtgatATAGATAGAAAAATGTCCCTGACTGAAAAGACACACACTGATTTAGTATCCCTTAATTATCCAAGACTAAATATTTGTTTACTATTTAGTTATTGTCCAGGATACCAACAGTGATGTCATCTTACCTGTAACAATGAGGTCACAGGTTTTGAAACTAACTTCTTCGTTAAGGACAACGATGCAGTGATACGTCCCCGTGTCGTTGAGCCTGAGATCAGTTAAGAGACATTCAAGCCATCCTTTCCTGGCGAGCTGTGGATCACACTGCAGTCGTCCTCTGTAGTTCTCATCTGGATACACCTCAGTGCCAGTTTTGCTGTTATAGAAGAAAACCCGTGTCTTCTTTTCCACATTTATTATCTCTATTTGTAGGAAGTCAGGAGGCCTGTTGGTGTCGAAACGGAGCAGCCAGGTCAACGTGATGTTACTGTTACCTTCTGCATGATAGACCTCCTGTTCTGCACTCATAGTGAATTTAGTCTGACCTGCAAGAGGAAACAGACACAGAGTAAGTGAGGaactataaaaaaaatgcagaaagaACTCaaaaaatgagtaaagaaacaaataatGAACAACTTAAGGCAAATTGGTTATTTAAACTtagaaagttttttgttttttttgtctaatcTTCAGTCTGTGTGAAAGACATGACATCCCTGATAGGGAAATCTCTGACACGCTCATATGAATGTGACCCCCACCCACCTACTCATTGAACACAATGCTATTAGGTTAAGATTAGCATAGAAATTAAGCCTAAATGGAGAAAAGTCACAACTTCTTGCTTCAGACAAACAAATCTTTAGTTTTCTGTGTTCAAAAATATGCAATGGTCTTTTGTCAGTGTTCATCTTTACAAGGTGAGTGGGAGGCCCAGTCCAACACAAATTCAGttccaaaagaagaaaaattggAAATGCAAAAAGCTTAACAtaatctttctttatttctctctctctctctctctctctctctctctctctatatatatatatatatatatatatatatatatatatatatatatatatatatatatatatatatgtgtgtgtgtgtgtgtgtgtgtgtgtgtgtgtgtgtgaagctacAATGGAACCACCAGAAGATGCTTCATGGAGAAGGGAAAAGCAGGATGGTAGTTAGCAGCTTACAGAAAAACCCAgtatcaaaaaatacaaatgaagaGCTGAAAGTCAGAATTGCTCTACTTTCGCTACTCAAgctgtaataatttattttaaacatgaagAATGGTGCAAGAATAAATcctctgtaataaataaatgaaagaatatAAGAATTCTTCTAATTATTCTTAGAAGtataaaaatatttctgttgacataaaatacaaaatgcacaGTTGTGATATCACATCTCATATTTTCTGTAGAAGCAAACCTTTCAAATTCTGTGTAATTACTGTATTAAATGCCGttcttttaatatatatattagaaacAGAAACATTAGCAGCTACTCACCGACTACAGCACAGAAGAGAGTCGCTGTTATTGCTGAGAGGAAGAGAGCTGTGCAGCCTGGCATTCTTCATTGAGCCCTAAAGTGTGAAACCGCAGAACGAGAACATTTAACTACATCATTATTTACAACATTTATTAACTGAGACAATTAATTCATATCACAGCTCCAGTAGATAATCAAGCATTATATTATGTACTGCAGCTCAGATTATCAGCTGTTATCTGATAAATCTGATAAATTAATCATGACAGGTGTATCCTTTGGAGAAACACGATAAATTAAATCCagtttctttattcttttttttaatagtaactgcaaatgcaaataaatgcaCAGCGGAGTGAAGTCTAATGTGGATTTAAGACGTTGTGTATTTATGCAGCAGCCCGACTCAAAACTAAATACAGTGAACAAGCATGCCTGACATGTTTATGATCTTAAGAGGAGGGCgctgtttttataatatttcaTTTAAAGCACACAAATGTCAGGAAAATCAGGAGTCTTCATAACACTGTATGATGCCGGAGGTTTTTGTACAAATGTAGCCTACTCACTGCCGTGTCTTTCTTTCCAGTTTCGGACGCAGAAGCAGCGCATtctcaacttaaaaaaaagcccaaaaaacGTTGTTTTCTCCGGATATCTTTGGTAGAATCCACATTCCTGCTCATCCAGAGCTCAGACTTTACGTTAAGTTGCACATGGCTCCAAACACGGAAGGAaccccccccctcaaaaaaaaaaaaaaaaaccggaCGCGGGTTACTGATGAGAATAGAATGCCACTTCCTCGTTTCTCTATTGTTAGCTCAGCTGAACAGCAGTGCCCACGCTTTTACGAGTAAAGCAAACGTACGTTTAAGGAAACAACGAGGAGACATTTCATCGTTGTTTCcttaaaaatgtttatatttgtgacaATATGTGAAAAATGTCCAACACACAAAATCAAACACGATCTTCACAGCTTTATAAACTTTATCTATTTAAACTGTATTAACTGAACAATCTGGAACAgaatttttcaaatatttatttaaatacgTTTAAGGTGCTACATTTACAGCATCCCTACATCAGCTCACCGTTATGCACTGCTACAGATTAACGGACCAACACATTATTTAAATCACCTTGTTCTCCTCATCCATTTCGCACACTTTCGGTTAAATACCCGGAACAGATGAGCGAACATATTGGAGCTGCAGACAGAGCAGCCCGATAATTTAGAGCAGCGGAGAGAAAAGcgaaataacagaaataaaagTCAGTTGTTCTAAATTGCTGCAGTAAGATCAGAATTACGTGGAGATCAATTGCTTTCTTTATGCGTTTTTCAAATACGTGggctgtattattattattgttgttaataataataataataataataataataataataataataataataataataattgtgtgTGGGTCGCAGGGGGAGGGGTAGCTACTGTTACCTGATTCAGAGCCTGGATTACCAGTGGGCGGAATGCATAAATAATCACGAACCACGGAATATCCCACCACCAGGGCACCTCTACTTTAGGCCTTCAGATTCGTAGTAAAAACATAACTCATTAATAGACTTGAAACGGGAAATCAAATACGTCATCTGTGGTTAACCCTATACTGCACAAACACACCAGTAGCACGAACAGCCTCAAtcaaccaaaaataaatatgaataaatacaataaatacaataaaatagcGGCTACTGTTAAGCATATAATGTGAATGGCCACAACcagtgttaaaataaaatattcattcTGCCTCACAGATTTCACCCGGCCTAAAAGTCACATTTACACAGCATACAGCAGAGTCAAGTACACTTTGTAGCAAAGGCAGGACTGTGGATTTACTGCATAGTGGTAATATTAAACAGCTCAGGGGTAGTTCATAACAGGCCAAAGCGTTGGTGTCATGTGTGTGCTAGTTAAATACTCCAAATGTGACTTACTGGCACTCAAAAGTTTAGGTGCTACGTTTCCCCACTTTGGGCACTGATGTTCAAAGTGTAGAAAAATATTACGCCTCAGGAGTGAGAACGTGCTGGTCTGAGAGGTCATTCATCAGGGACATGTGTGTGAGTCATCATGgttcaaaatgtttttaatccAAGTTGGGGAATGGCACAGGGATGAGGCCCACACAGGGACACTTGTAAGAATTTTCAGGGATATGAAGCTCATTAATCTGGTGCTGTTCTGGTTGTGTTCTTTATTATAACGTGgtagttaaaaataaattaaaaaatgtgtaGGCCTAATAGCTTTTGATAGGTATTGGCTTAcagctcattttaaaaaatgcaacgTTGCACCAAGTTCATAAATCACACTTTTATTTCAAAAACGAAAGCCAGGGATAGTATTTAATTCACTTTGAGACCTTTGTATATGTTTGAATTTGGCAGTGGGTGTTGTGAAGCCCACCTTTTGCAACAGCACACTTAGCCTTTCATTTCACTGTGTCAATTCCACTGGAAACGTTGGTGCTTCTCTTTGTCAGAATAACTGTTCAGGCCAACAAGCAGAACAAGTCAAACAAGTTTCTCCTTGTGTGAGAGAGGAGACAGTTTCACTAATAAAATGGGTCATGCTGAGAAAGGATGTTGTTGAAGGAGTCCGTGTGGGATTAAAGGTttcagaggaagaaaagaaaaactcacaCAACCTAAGTAactttaagtgttttttttaaatgtgtgtgttcacaTGATGCTGGTTTATGTTGctgattttcatttttgtgttgGTTTGTAGTTTTGTAGTCAGCCATCAGTGAGGTGTGAGCTGACAGGAGCTGTGTTTGTCACTGTGAGGAAGGGCGAGTCTGCTCTAACTGCTGCAACAGAAGAGTTTTAATAGAAATGCTGTTCTACTCTGAGTctgagtcacagtttaacttGAACTGTTGATCAATGAAGTGTCTCTGGTTACAGTCGAGGGCCACCATCAGCCTGCAGGCTGCACTTAGAGAGCTTTAACTGTTAGAAAtgtacaaagaaaaaataaatgttggttttaaatttagttttaaaatgGGTACGACCAATTTATTAAAAGTGCATAActcagcatttttttaaattctttttttattaacatttatttattggttttaaCCGGTTTTACATGGTGCACcgtgaaaatagaaaaaataaaaacaaagtaatagtaataataataataatattaagatAGTCCACACGTTTTTTGATTTTTCCAACAGATAGCAATACAGCGCTTGGCTTCCAAAAATCCAATCGTTAACAGAGCTCTATTGTTTGCAACAGGTACAAAAT is part of the Maylandia zebra isolate NMK-2024a linkage group LG3, Mzebra_GT3a, whole genome shotgun sequence genome and encodes:
- the LOC143417034 gene encoding uncharacterized protein LOC143417034 — encoded protein: MPGCTALFLSAITATLFCAVVGQTKFTMSAEQEVYHAEGNSNITLTWLLRFDTNRPPDFLQIEIINVEKKTRVFFYNSKTGTEVYPDENYRGRLQCDPQLARKGWLECLLTDLRLNDTGTYHCIVVLNEEVSFKTCDLIVTAAVEKKKTETLKPESRERISLYLALGLFVVVIFALSLHYDDYG